Proteins from one Gorilla gorilla gorilla isolate KB3781 chromosome 11, NHGRI_mGorGor1-v2.1_pri, whole genome shotgun sequence genomic window:
- the LOC101127159 gene encoding LOW QUALITY PROTEIN: unconventional myosin-Vb-like (The sequence of the model RefSeq protein was modified relative to this genomic sequence to represent the inferred CDS: substituted 1 base at 1 genomic stop codon): MVFKEIIKLKWKFEHKQEALKATEDLHEEAAQALAQSERKRHESNRQVTVQWKEKDFQGMLECHKEGEALLILNLVTDLKPQMLLDTVPCLPTYILYMCIWLVDHTNDDLKVHSLMTSTTNGIKKVLKKDSDDFEMTSFLLSNTCHLLHCLKRYSGDEGFMTQNTAKHNEHCLKNFDLTEYCQVLSDLSIAIYQQLFKIAQGVLQPMIVSALLENESIQGLSGVKPTGSQKHSSTMADGDNSYHLEAIIHQMNAFHTVMCDQGLDREITLQIFKQLFYRINAVTLNDLLLRKDTCSWSTGMQLRYNISQLEEWLWGRNLHQSGVVQTMEPLIQAAQLLQLKKKTQEDAEDICSLCTSLSTQQIVKILNLXPPLNEFEEQVTVAFIQTIQAQLQEQNDPQQLLLDAKHMFPVLFPFHPSSLTMESIPACLNVEFLNEVDACLV; encoded by the exons ATggtctttaaagagataattaagctAAAATGGAAATTTGAACACAAACAG GAAGCTCTAAAAGCAACTGAAGATTTACATGAGGAAGCTGCCCAGGCTTTGGCCCAGAGTGAGAGGAAGCGCCATGAGTCCAACAGGCAGGTCACAGTTCAGTGGAAAGAAAAGGATTTCCAGGGCATGTTGGAGTGCCACAAAGAGGGCGAGGCCCTCCTCATCCTCAACCTGGTGACAGACTTGAAGCCCCAGATGCTGTTGGACACAGTGCCTTGTCTCCCCACCTACATCCTCTACATGTGCATCTGGCTCGTGGACCACACCAACGATGATCTCAAGGTGCACTCCCTGATGACCTCCACCACCAACGGCATTAAGAAAGTCCTGAAGAAGGACAGTGATGACTTTGAGATGACGTCATTCTTGTTATCCAACACCTGCCACCTTCTTCACTGTCTGAAGCGGTACAGCGGGGATGAGGGCTTCATGACTCAGAATACTGCAAAGCACAACGAACACTGCCTTAAGAACTTTGACCTCACCGAATACTGTCAGGTACTGAGTGACCTTTCCATTGCGATCTACCAGCAGCTCTTTAAAATTGCCCAGGGTGTGTTACAGCCGATGATAGTTTCTGCCCTGTTGGAAAATGAGAGCATTCAGGGTCTATCTGGTGTGAAGCCCACTGGCTCCCAGAAGCACTCCTCCACCATGGCAGATGGGGATAACTCATACCATCTGGAAGCTATCATCCACCAGATGAATGCCTTTCATACAGTCATGTGTGACCAGGGCTTGGACCGTGAGATCACCCTGCAGATATTCAAACAGCTCTTCTACAGGATCAATGCAGTGACTCTTAACGACCTGCTCCTGCGGAAGGACACCTGCTCTTGGAGCACAGGCATGCAACTCAGGTACAATATAAGTCAGCTTGAGGAGTGGCTTTGGGGAAGAAACCTTCACCAGAGTGGAGTAGTTCAGACCATGGAACCTCTGATCCAAGCAGCCCAGCTCCTgcaattaaagaagaaaacccaggagGATGCAGAGGACATCTGCTCCCTGTGTACCTCTCTCAGCACCCAGCAGATTGTCAAAATTTTAAACCTTTAGCCTCCCCTGAATGAATTTGAAGAACAGGTAACAGTGGCCTTTATACAAACGATCCAAGCACAACTACAAGAGCAGAATGACCCTCAGCAACTGCTATTAGATGCCAAGCACATGTTtcctgttttgtttccatttcatcCATCTTCCCTAACCATGGAGTCAATCCCAGCATGTCTCAATGTGGAGTTCCTCAATGAAGTAGATGCATGTTTAGTCTGA